Proteins co-encoded in one Kiritimatiellia bacterium genomic window:
- a CDS encoding transposase encodes MRHRPPRLSQVFACARPFYLVTFNTHARRPMLACAPVHEAFQGFCAKAADYDVAVGRYVIMPDHTHLFVAMPAEGIILARWVQSLRSNMGKRLLALGHSKPHWQEGFFDHLLRSGENYSEKWEYVAQNPVRAGLADRAEDWPYQGEIERIAF; translated from the coding sequence ATGCGTCATCGACCGCCAAGGTTGAGCCAGGTCTTCGCCTGCGCACGGCCGTTCTACCTGGTCACATTCAATACCCATGCCCGCCGGCCGATGCTGGCCTGTGCGCCGGTTCATGAAGCGTTTCAAGGCTTCTGCGCAAAGGCCGCGGATTACGATGTCGCTGTGGGCCGGTATGTCATCATGCCGGATCACACGCATCTGTTTGTGGCCATGCCGGCGGAGGGCATCATCTTGGCTCGCTGGGTACAGTCGCTTCGATCCAACATGGGGAAGAGACTGCTGGCGCTGGGCCATTCGAAACCCCATTGGCAGGAGGGTTTTTTCGACCATCTCCTGCGTTCGGGAGAAAACTACTCGGAGAAATGGGAGTACGTGGCTCAAAATCCCGTGCGCGCCGGGTTGGCAGATCGGGCCGAGGATTGGCCGTATCAGGGGGAGATCGAACGGATAGCTTTTTGA